The DNA region CCGGCGAACAGGTCGCCCAAGGCTGACGCCGGACCGCCATGCTGAAACAACGCATCACCACCGCCCTGATCCTGCTTCCACTGGTTCTCGCGCTGATCCTCCTGCCGCCCACCGTGTACTTCGCCGCGGTGATCGCGCTGGTGTTCGTCGGTGCCGCGTGGGAGTGGAGCCTTCTGGCGGGCTGCCGCACCGCCGTCGGCCGCGGCATCGTCGTGGCGGGTGCCGCCGCGCTGCTGCTCGCCGTTCTGCTCATCGCCACGCCGGGCCTGCTCACCGTACTGACTCTCGTGGGCGTGGCCTGGTGGATCGGCTGCTGCTTCTGGTTGCGACACTTCACCTTCGCCGCGGCGCCCAACGCCGAGAACCGCCTGCTGAAGATCGGCACGGGCGTCCTGGTCATCGTGCCGACCTTCGCCGCCGCCATGGCCCTGCACGGCAGCGACCGTGGCCACTGGTGGACCCTGCTTTCCCTCATGATCGTCTG from Luteibacter mycovicinus includes:
- a CDS encoding phosphatidate cytidylyltransferase; amino-acid sequence: MLKQRITTALILLPLVLALILLPPTVYFAAVIALVFVGAAWEWSLLAGCRTAVGRGIVVAGAAALLLAVLLIATPGLLTVLTLVGVAWWIGCCFWLRHFTFAAAPNAENRLLKIGTGVLVIVPTFAAAMALHGSDRGHWWTLLSLMIVWAADTGAYFSGRQFGRRKLAPRISPGKTWAGVYGAVLGGALVAVLGGWMLGVSDAAHLIGLGVLGVLTVAIAVVGDLFESLMKRHAEVKDSGNLFPGHGGLLDRLDSVFAALPIFVAGKMLLGL